The Psychromonas sp. MME1 genome window below encodes:
- a CDS encoding DEAD/DEAH box helicase, which yields MSVDAIGLSSELLKAVKACGYKNLTPIQQQAIPLIRNGHDLLASAQTGTGKTAAFTLPLLDLLAKSKSDKVANNTTIRALVLTPTRELAAQVAENVQEYSQFLPLSSGAITGGTNIAPQVKMLKSGVDLLVATPGRLLEHVNERNVDLSHVKYLVLDEADRMLDMGFLQDIEKLMLVIKQKHQTLMFSATFSNKVKTLAKKLLTTPKTLEVSPQNSTSGKVKQQVYWVSESRKRELLSELIGVKNWRQVLVFAGTKESANLLAKELQLDGIKTALCHGDKTQGARNKAIEKFTEGSVRVLVATDVAARGLDIPDLPYVVNFHLPFLAEDYVHRIGRTG from the coding sequence ATGAGTGTTGATGCGATCGGTTTATCTTCAGAATTATTAAAAGCAGTAAAAGCATGTGGTTATAAAAACCTTACGCCTATTCAACAACAAGCAATCCCTTTAATTCGTAATGGCCATGATTTACTCGCTAGTGCGCAGACTGGCACCGGCAAAACGGCTGCGTTTACTTTGCCGCTTTTAGATCTCTTAGCTAAAAGCAAAAGCGATAAAGTAGCCAATAACACCACCATTCGAGCACTCGTTTTAACACCAACCCGTGAACTTGCTGCGCAAGTGGCCGAAAATGTACAAGAATATAGTCAGTTTTTACCACTGAGTTCAGGGGCAATCACCGGGGGTACAAATATCGCACCACAGGTCAAAATGTTGAAATCTGGTGTGGATCTACTCGTCGCCACACCGGGGCGATTACTTGAACATGTAAACGAAAGAAATGTCGATCTTTCGCATGTGAAATACCTTGTTTTAGATGAAGCGGATCGCATGCTGGATATGGGATTTTTGCAGGATATTGAAAAGCTGATGTTGGTGATTAAACAGAAACACCAAACATTAATGTTCTCTGCGACTTTTTCAAACAAAGTCAAAACACTCGCGAAAAAACTGTTAACAACGCCAAAAACATTAGAGGTTTCACCACAAAATTCAACTTCAGGTAAAGTTAAACAACAAGTTTACTGGGTTTCAGAATCTCGTAAACGGGAGCTACTATCAGAATTAATTGGCGTGAAAAACTGGCGTCAGGTATTGGTTTTTGCAGGCACCAAAGAGAGCGCCAATCTTTTAGCTAAAGAGTTACAACTCGATGGCATTAAAACCGCACTCTGTCATGGCGATAAAACACAGGGCGCACGTAATAAAGCGATCGAAAAATTTACTGAAGGGAGCGTTCGGGTGCTTGTTGCTACCGATGTTGCCGCCCGTGGATTGGACATTCCCGACCTACCCTATGTAGTTAATTTCCATCTTCCCTTTTTAGCTGAAGATTATGTGCACCGTATTGGTCGTACCGGTTAG
- a CDS encoding VF530 family DNA-binding protein, with product MSEIEEQQNNPLHGLKLETLLTQLVEFYGWEILATALRFNCFKVNPNIKGSLKFLRNTQWAREKLEDFYLYRYTRMPRPTPDQYDLAPRERGFKNGIVPRKPMQLTVESIELSQAKAASAFKEKQNEKRGNTTRKPVAKRQKSNDSSEPPYDPSNPWNQ from the coding sequence ATGAGCGAAATAGAAGAACAACAGAACAACCCATTGCATGGTTTAAAATTAGAGACGTTATTAACCCAATTGGTCGAATTTTATGGTTGGGAGATTTTAGCAACGGCACTGCGCTTTAACTGCTTTAAAGTAAATCCAAATATCAAAGGGAGTTTAAAGTTTCTTCGTAATACCCAATGGGCGAGAGAAAAGTTAGAAGATTTTTATCTATATCGCTATACGCGCATGCCTCGACCGACACCTGATCAGTATGATTTAGCACCACGAGAACGCGGTTTTAAAAACGGTATTGTACCACGTAAACCGATGCAATTAACGGTTGAGTCCATTGAACTTTCTCAGGCGAAAGCCGCTTCGGCGTTTAAAGAAAAACAGAATGAAAAACGTGGCAACACAACGAGAAAGCCCGTTGCAAAACGTCAAAAGAGTAATGACTCATCCGAGCCACCCTATGACCCAAGTAATCCTTGGAATCAATAG